The Elephas maximus indicus isolate mEleMax1 chromosome 19, mEleMax1 primary haplotype, whole genome shotgun sequence genome contains a region encoding:
- the TMEM100 gene encoding transmembrane protein 100, translating into MTEEPIKEIPGTPKPPKPVTMEKNSNGEVVITMVPLVSEIQLMAATGGAELSCYRCIIPFAVVVLIAGIVVTTVAYSFNSHGSIISIFGLVILSFGLFLLASSALCWKVRQKSKKAKRRESQTALVVNQRSLFA; encoded by the coding sequence ATGACTGAAGAGCCCATAAAGGAGATCCCAGGAACCCCAAAGCCTCCCAAGCCGGTGACAATGGAGAAAAACTCCAACGGTGAAGTGGTGATCACCATGGTCCCCCTGGTCAGTGAGATTCAGCTGATGGCTGCTACAGGGGGTGCCGAGCTCTCCTGCTATCGCTGTATCATCCCCTTTGCTGTAGTGGTCCTCATTGCAGGCATAGTGGTCACCACTGTGGCTTACAGCTTCAATTCCCACGGCTCCATCATCTCCATCTTCGGCCTGGTCATTCTGTCATTTGGACTTTTTTTGTTAGCTTCCAGCGCCTTGTGCTGGAAGGTAAGACAGAAGAGCAAGAAAGCCAAGAGACGGGAGAGTCAGACGGCTCTCGTGGTAAATCAGAGAAGCCTGTTTGCTTAA